One Ciconia boyciana chromosome 16, ASM3463844v1, whole genome shotgun sequence genomic window, CTGTCAGTGCAGGTTCCTCTAGGAAACCACTGCATTGAGGGTCAAGAAACCCCTCTAGCATAATCCCCATGGTAACTTCAGCTGTGGCTTACTCCTGAAGCCCAGAATGGGGAAAAGACAGGACCAAAATCTGCATCTGGGCCCAGCCGTGTGCAATTGatcatttgtttttttgaaagcctaaatctgctgcatttttctctttgcagcaaTTGCTGTTGTACGATCCCAGCAGGCGCATCTCAGCCAAGGCAGCCCTCAATCACCAGTACTTCTTCTGGAGAAGCCCTCGGAGCCCTGAAGAGCGACGTGTGCTGCAGAGACACTGCAGATGAGAAGACACAGCTCTCCCTATGCACTTGCACCTCCGGGTAGTGGTGCAGATCTGGTTTTGGGCACTTAGCAGGGGGCTGGCTGGGACGCAGGGTCTCATTTGTCCTGAGGAGCCTGGAGTGGGACATTCTTGCATTTAGAGACTCTCAGCCTGTTGCTGGGGGAAAGTTTGTCTAGGTTACAGCTAGTAGAGCTGTTTTGAAGAGGTCATGTgcaaaaggggggggggggggagtggtgGTTATCAgcataaaacactgaaatgtagATGAGAGAGCATCTTTCAGAGGTTTGTCCTTGTATTAGTCAGCGACCTAAGGTGACACACAGATTTCTGTCTCTCCAGCACTGGAGCCATCCCCAGGTCTGTCGGTGGCAGTTTCTGACACCAGGGTGTGCTGGAGCTCCACTTTGGGTAGGAGAGCGCTTCTCTGCTCAGTCCTTTGCTGCTCTTATCAAAGACTGGGCTTGTCAGCACTAGACAAGTTGTTTAATCTGAGCTGTTTAACAGAGCTGACATTCTGCTGTTTCACAAGCTGAAGAGCACTATCAGATGTCTTAATTTGTGCCTTAGCTGGGACCAAGAAGCCAAAAGATCCAGCTAGCATGAAGCACTTGTTGCCTATGGCTGGAAACAGTAACAGCTAAAACACTGGCTTTCCATCGGTGGTCCAGATGTCATGCCGTTTCCTTTGCTTTATTGTCTTGGAAGTGTTTTTGCTGTTCAAGTGTTTGGAGAATCGTCCCTAActtttgctgtggttttgacatcttcatttcttttctttcagtacaggaaaaaaataaaggcttgtTATGTGTTCAGAAACCAGGTTGTTTATTGTTTGGCACAGCCTATCAGGCCAGTGACGCAGGACAGTCCGGCTGGTCCTTTTTTCCACAGAGCTCTTCTCCCTTCATCATCTCCtgcattctttcttttatcCTTTCCAGCCCAAATCCTTGGCAGGTGCAGGGATGTGCTCTCGATTCTGCTGTGGAACAAGGGGCTGATAGTTCTGCAGCCCAGTGCTGTCTCGGTATGGTAAGGTGGACTTGCTTTCCATCAGAGGTTGCCACAAACAGTTTGGAGTTATATTCTACTTacttaaatacagaaaagacagatttttaactTAGGGGAGCCAAATTTCTGCACTCTTATTTTTCACACATGTGCCCTCCTAATAACTATGAACTGATCTCAGCACAACCTGACAGCTCTCAAAAGCTATCACATTCCTAGAGTCTCATGACAGATAAACAATGCAGTAAAGGAGAGAGGCATCTGCACACACAGCTGTAGCACaaacctccctccccacctACTGGATACCAGAGAATTTGCACAGGGGAGAGAAGCCTTTAGAGTCCCTCCTGAAAAAGCCCCTCCCAGCCCAAGACCTGCCTGTCTCAAGCCAAGCTCCGTTGTCCTTTGGCTTCCTCCATCATTCATTCCTTCTCCCCACCCAACAAAAGGCAGTGGGTGGCTCTGCTTAATTCCTGACATCAAAAAGATCTTTCTCATCCCTACCGTAGCAGCTGCACCTCCTGACAGACCCCCTGGGACCTGTTGCTCACCTCCCTCTGGGTCCTGCCACGCCACTGGGCTGTACTTCCCCTGCAGGTTTAGAAGCCACCAGGACCTGGGGAGCTCGCTCACCTCTGCAATTTGCACAAATTTTTGGGGCAGGTGGGGggtgctttgcttttgaagcTGTTGTTAGGAGTTATGCTGGGGTAGCTGCCTGGAAAAAGCTGACCTGCTTGAGTTCAGGAGGGATGGTTTTCTGATTgagcaggggagagcaggcagctgggctcaCACAGCAGCCTCGAGAGCCATGTGGCAGGAAAACTGAAGCCCTActgtgctcctgcagcatcTCATGGCCGCTGTATGATAACACCCAGCTCACAGGAGCACATTCCTGAGACATGAATGAATTCTGCTATGGGAATCATTTCCCTGCCTTTGCATACATGTTCTAAAGTCAACTCATTTTGTACAGACAATGCTCTGTTGTTTGCTCTCTGCAAACAAATGCTCATGTTGTACCAGGCAAACTGTTTGCAGaagagttgttttctttttaaaaagacttgcattaagaaataaataccaAGGACATTCATCCAGTCCAGAAACATAAACAAAACTACTACAGCTTATCTAGCCCAACCAAATGAAGCAACAAACCGAATTTCAAACATTTATGACCCAACCCCGCTGCCAGCACAGGGAACCAACAACAGCTGTGTTGAAATAACTTCTCCCGGAAAGCCACGATGCAGCACTATCATCCCATACctgagaagggaggaaaagcactACCTGGCTCCTCCCGAGCAACTCACAaccctgccaggcagcttcGCCCACGGCTGTGCGGTGCTTCCTATGGACACATCAAGAGGACGTGATGCGAGCTGCTTTCAGCAGATGAGGACCACttgacagcaaagaaaaggatttgttagtggttttttttcagaaacaaaaggcagacCAGCCTTCAAGGGAGACTGCTCAGCCAGGTAGACTGCTCAGCCGTCTAATTGTCTCTTAACACCTTCACCCAGCCCTAGGTAAATACCTCCCACCACGCAGTTAGGGAGTACTTTATCCAAAATGATTAGCAGATTGCCTAATTACCAGAACTCCGAGTTCCTTAGTTACAGAGCATTCCCCAAAACTATTTAATCAGCACTTCAGGAAACAGCCACCACGTGAACAtcatattgctttaaaaacaagcGTGGTTTTATCTCATTTGCAAGGGGAGCGGCCTTGGTGAAGGCAGCCCTAcagcccagcagcctgcccCACGGAGCCGGGCAAGGGGAAGGCTCACCCCAAACTCACCGGTCGGGCAGAGCCAAGCTGCAGAAAAGGCAACAGCCCCGTTGCTGATGGATCCTCCCTGCTTTCAGCCAGCTGAGGggagcaaaaccaaagcacagcaaggctgctcccagcagctttGAAGAGCTGGGACCAGAGGACTGCTGGGAACCACACTGGTCCAGGGCTCCTTGGTTGCACTGGGATGTGATCCACGCGTGGCTGTGTTCATGTGCTCTAAGGACTGTTGGGCTTGCCCTGGCAGGAGGCCAGTCCAGGCCAGGGTTTCTCTCCTGATGTGTCCCCTGGTCCATCACAGCCCAGCTCTAGCCCTTGCTGCTGGTCCAGACCAGCCAGGAGGGGAGGCACAGTGCCCCATGTGCCAGCAGTGCACTACCAAGAGGAAACAGGCTGGGACCAGATGCTCTAGGGTGTGTGGAACAGTTTTCCCCATTGTAAACCAACAAATTGCCTCATATTGATCATGGCAGCTGAGACTGACACAGACCCCAGCCATAGGCCTGACAATAAACACAGACCCTGCAGAGCATGGGATAGACCCTGGGCAGTCCTTGGACTGGAAACTTGGTGTTTCCATAGCTGGACTCAGATTGTTAATACTGAGCACTACCTACCCGTAGGAAAGTAAATGGGACCTGTGATTGTGCTGAGCTTGCCAGCAtgggaagaatttcttcttgGAGCCCAGACTTCAAATGCCAACTAGGCTGTATGGAAATAGAGGCTATACTGCTGCTCTGAtagcagagagagggagaaaaccTCTACCCTTATGGATTATTTTGGGGGTGTTGGATTTCCCAAGCAGTGGCAGCTAGAAGAGCCCTTGAGAGAGGGGGAAGAGCAGCTCATGGcaatagaaagtaatttttctcatCCCACAAAGCCAGGGGACTCTCCAGAATAGGGTAGAGACTAGGGAAGAACATTTCACCTCTCATCTCAACAGGGACATGTGGGAGTTAGGACTTGCTCATTTCAGCAAGGGCTGAGCACTGGAAGTTACACAGAGGAGTGAAAGCTTGCCTGAAGAAATAGCAAGTGCAGATTTTCAGGTAGTGCTGGGTGGATCCTGCAGCCAAGGGCTGTAGAAAGCACTTTCACATCACCATTGACTGCAAGCATCATCAAGCTGCTACTGAAGATCATCCCTTCCCTTGCAACACATCTACCTCTGTACAGGTACAGGACAAGCCCCAAAAACCATCTGCTTCAacagggtttggtttggttttgttctgcgTGGGGCTTGGCTTCCTCTGCTAGCAGCTCAGTGAAGCGACCCAAGTCATTGTACAGCCAACACTATCAGTGGTCTGCAGCCAGAGAGGGACCAGGGGCCTGCTCCATGGGGTAGCTGCCTGCACTTGGATGGGATCATGGAACTGCACCCTTTGGTGACCAAGTCCCTCTTTCAGAGGTGTCCACGTGACTAGGGAGCAAAGTCCCAttggttttcagttttaaagacaaatataacaatctttaaaaatatggacTCACATGCAGAAAGAAACTTAGGGGGTTCAGTGTTGTGAGATCAGGGGGAACAAAAGTCTGCAAACCCTTTGTAGATAGGGCTGCAGGGCATAGGATTGCATGGGGGAAGGACTAGCCATGCCTTCGGCCGTTTTGCAGCCTCAGCCTGCAGACACAACACAGCCACAGAGATGTACTTTCTTTGTTTATTGCATGCAGAAGAACGACCCAACTGGAAAACACTCTGGCTCTCCCCCCTTTCTGGGCATAACCACGTTTTACCTACTGCCAGTGGAGTTCTCACAATCAACCCCTCTTTGCTGTCACAGCAGCACCCGGGGGACTGCGGGGACCCCTATGTGTCAGGCCCTTACACGCTCACGATCACGCTTTCTTCATCGCACAACCAAGCTGCGTTGGGAAGCAGAGATAGCTAAGATAGAAGAGTATGCAGCCCTAAATGCTAGACGCTCCATTCCTGTGATCGCTGCTGCCTCCGTGGGGAGAAGTATTTTGAAGGGATGAACTCCTGAAGGAACCAGGTCCAGTACATGCCTGGACCCATTCAATGCCTGAACCGGGAGAGCTTGGGGGAACGGCTCGCCTGGTGGTACCGCTGATACCCCTCGGACGTGGCTGGGAGCAGTAGGAGGCTGCTCAGCGAATCCTTCTGGCAGAGTGCCATGGCCTCCTTGTAATTTATCTTCTCTTTAGTGATGGGGTCAATGAGATCTTTTTCATAGTTGGACTCATCCTGGAGCCTGTTGGCCAGGTCACCTGTTATCATCCCTGTCTGGGCAGCTTCCAGCACGGGGATGCGACCAGTTTTCTTGGGATCGATGAGCCCTCCAGTTAGATGCTGGACCTCCAGATAGGGGAAAGCGCTGTCCTTGGTCATCCATCCCTTCTGAACTGCTTCTCCCACAGACAGCCTTCGCTTGGTCACTGGGTCCTCAATCCCTGTGAAAGCTTTCTGGGCATTGAGCAGTCTCTGCATGTAGGTCCTGTCAATCAGCCCCCTCTCGATCGCCTTGTGGACTGAGAAACGGTCCCGAGAAATGAGGTCTATGATGCCTCCTGTGGCAGCCTGGGCTTCCAGGAGCTTCTGAGCCGTCATGGGATCAAGCAGCTTCTTCACAACAGCAATCTTGATGTTGTACTTGGTGTTAGTGGTGGTGTCATACACCCCAGCGATGGGGGATGTGTCATCACAGAAGCCCTTCTGTGAGGCTGGGGGGAAGAAGCTTTGGGTTTGGTGGGTGGTGGGTGAGGAGAGTGGGGATTTGGAGATGATAGAGCCAATAGAGAGGGACGGGGGAGGCTTGGATTCCCCAGCCACCAGCAAGGCGAATTCAGAGATGGGAATCTTGCCATCCCGATACAGCTGGTACTCCTCCTTTGTGATCCTCCTCAGCCTTAGTGCATCATCGATGGAGTACTGCTTCCCACTTTTCTTGTCAAGGAGAACTGAGACTTCCCCATTTGGGCCCAGGGTGGTGACTTCCTCCCAGTCACACTCCAGGTCTTGCAGCTGGATATACTGGCCTCTGTCTATGATACCTCTCTTATAGGCCTCATAAGGGGACATATCCTTTCCTGTCTCAGGGTCCAATATAGAGATCTTGGTGGAGAGGTTCGTCTCTCTCATCTGGGTCTCATGATTGATTTCTTCCCGGTTAACCCTTGACTGGAGATCTCGAATGAACCTCTCCTTGTTGTAGATCTGGTCCTTCTCTCTAAGGATGTCTGCCTCCAGCAGGGAAAACTCATGTTCCAGCTGCTTCTTCTTCTGCCTGTCATTCTCAGTCCGTTGGTTGAGAAGTTTGGACTCCTCCCGAAGGAAGAGgactttctgctgcttctgcctctccaGCTCCCGCAGCTCACTCTCCAAGTTGGCTCTCTCCTGGATGGACAGGTTCCTGGCTTTCTGCAGCTCCGTCTCTTCACGAGCCCACATCCTCTTCATGCCTTCAGCTCTCTCGATCTTCTCCCTGAGCCGCCGTacctcctcttctgccttttgcttGGCCCCTCTCTCCCTGTTCAGCAGCTCCCAGATGCGTGCACGTTCACTCTCCAGCGCTCTGTCCTTTTCCACTCGAATCACCTCCTTGTAGATGGTCTTCTCctgagattttgttttctgcaggacATCAATTTGCATCTGCAGGTTCTTGCATTCTCTCTGCAAGTTCAGCACTTCCATCTTCTCACGGTCCAGCTCTGAGCGCAGGTTGCTGGCAGACTGTTCGAGGACTGGATCCTTCTCCAACTTGACCACTTCTTCCATAATGATCTTTTCTTGCACTGGGGCTGggctctcctccagctcctttaTTCTCAACGTAGTTTGTCTCATCTCCTTCTCCAGTGCAAGCCTCTTGCTTCGATCCTCCTGAAAGTTGAGCAACTTCTCTTGCTCTTCCACCAGTGCACGAACCTGTTGCACGTCACGTTCCAGACGACGCCTGTTGCTCACCTCCTCATCCAGGCTGCGGCTCAGCCTGTTGTGCTCATCTCGGAGCTTTGGATCCTTTTGAGTCAGTATCACCTCTTGGACAACTACCTTTTCCTCTGGCTTTCGCCTCTCCAGTAGCATGTATTTATTCTGCAAGTCATAGAGCACATCCTCTGCAGCTCTCCTCTTTTGAGAGATGTTACGCACCTCTAGACGGAGGCGATCAGCTTCTTTTTCCAAGAGGGGATCATTCTCATATCGGATTACTTCCTTGTTGACCAGCTTGGTTTCCACCTTGGATCTCTCCCTCTTCCATTCATCCCTTTCACCCTGCAGCCTAATGAGCTGCTCTTGGGTCCTGCCATTGGTGTTCACTAGTTCATTGAGCTGTTGTTTCAGCCTGTCAATTTCTCTAAGAATCTCTGGATTCTTCTCATGTTTTACCACCTCCTCTATAACCTCCTTAAGCTCCACTACTGGTTTCTGTGACCTGAGGACATTGAGCTCTGCTAAGGCCTCTTCCACTTCACTGTCAATCTTTGTCCTTTTCAGAGTAACTTCCTGCAGTTCCCTTTTCAGGTGTGCAATTTGCTGCTCCGTTTCAGGATCCACCAGGAAAATCTCATTGACCCTCTCTTTAACCTCTATCCTTGgtttttgcttctctgcaatACTGTActggctctgcagctccccCAGCTCACCTGTAAGCATCAAGTTTTTGCTCCTCTCTTCTTCAATCAGAGTTTTAAGCTTGGAAGACTCTCTCAATAACTCTGGGTCCTGCTCTACCTGCTTCACCTCCTTAACAATAATTTTGGGTTCTGCTGTTTCAATTAGTCTTTCCACCTCCTCAATCTTGTTCTTCACCTTCACTATTGCTTCTTCTGCAGACTTCCTCTTGAAGGATTCCTCATCAATTTGTAGCTGCAGGGTCCTAACGGACTTCAGCATTTCTGGGTTTTTCTCCAGTTTGATCAGCTCCTTCACCACCACTTTCTCTCGGATATTGGGCTGCTTTTGCTCCAGCATGTGCAGCTCTCTCTTACGCTGCTCAagttcagaagcagcagccaagcTTTCCTCCTGGAGACGTTTGATCTCCTGACGAAGACTGGCTGCTTGGCTATCCAGGCTTGGATCTTTCTCAATTTTTGTGATCTCTTTGGTGAGGAGTTGGGCAGGAATGACCTTCTTTTCGCTCTCCATCTGAGCAAGCTTCTGGCTTATCACTTCAATGTCTTCTTGCAGGGTCTGCctctttttgccttcctcttcaATCTGCTGCACCATCTTAGACAGGTTGCTTTCGACCTGTGGGTCTCTGTAATATTCTAtcacctccttttcttccactcttTCAATGGGCTTCTGAGTCTTCAACATTAGCAGCTTGTTTCTGTGTTCTTCCAGGTCCTCTTCAATCTTGGCtactttcctcctttcctcctccagctgcgATTTCAACCCTTCAGATTCCCTGATTGCtgtggctttgttttcagattGCTGGGTTTGCTCATGTACAGCTTCAATGTCCTcatgcatttccttctgcaaaggaaaaacaaaaaagaattttttttaaaaaagggggagggaaacCGAGTCACTCTTTGAAGTGTTCCATGTTCCATGACAAGGCACAGTAGGAGACAGAACTGGTACAGAAACCCCAGGGAGCCTCCAACTAAGGCTGCTAGTAAATGGCAAATGAGGACACATTCCCACCATCTCAAGTAACTGACTTAGTGTGTCTTCCCCTTGTCAGGGAGGTGCTGCAGCAACCCACAAAGgtgctttgtgctgctttgttGTATCTGCAGCTGAGGGAGGGTAACATGGCCAgtccctgctgtgcagctggTCCATGGTAGCATCACAGAGCTCTCCAGCTTAATCTCTTGTCCTTGCTGAGCACACTGAATGAAAGCCATCTAGACAGGAGACCTTTTCTACAGGTGAATCAAGCCCTAGAAAGGCATAAAGTCCTATTGCTTTGAAGTGTTTCCAGAAGGTTGTGAGCACTGAATTCCAACCACATCCACAGACAAATCTAGAATTCTCAGTCTGTGAACATTGATTAGATATAGCTGAGAACAGGACTTAAGAGTCctaattcaaattttttttcctagcataaACTACAGCTTCAGTAAACAGTTGAGGGCCCACAGAGGTGATGAATGTCACAACCTAAGACCAGTGTCAGTGAAACTGTAGTTACTTGTGGTCTTTTTCTCACAGGGGTTTCCATTCCTGTCCTTTCTCACACCTGGATGTGGAGAtccggggaggggcggggggatCCCAGGCTTAGCAGATTGCCGACAGCTTTGGAAAGATCATTTCAAACCCCAGTCTAGAGTACCCCAATCTTGCCATGAGCTGTTAGGCGGTACCTTCTCAACAATCTTCTTGGCAAACTCCAGCCGGCTgagctgctgtttattttctgctgccaGCTCCATGTAGAGCTTGGTTAcatcattttcctgaaaaagaaacagtggtgAGAGCCCTGTCCCCTCACCCTAACACAGCTCTGTTGGAAGGCACActctcccacccctcctttCATCTGGATGTACTTTGTGTACTGCACTATTCCAGGGATTAGTGTCCTCACATCTGACTTTCTAGAGAAACTGAGACACAGGGTCTGAGGACTCATGTAGGAGATCCTGTCCCCTTTATTTGAATGCCTGTTAGATGCCTGCTAGCCTACACAGGGTCCAGACTTCCAAATTCACCTTGGGCCACATGTGGATGGCAGTTGGCAAATAGCCCAAGGTGACGCAGGGGAACTGGGGTGTAATTGGGAAAAGCACACAGGAGCTCTGGCTCggtcctgtccccagcacctgCTCACCTGTTCTGCCCAGGTAGATGGAAGTCAGTCTTTAATGCACTATTAAAACAGGTCCCCAGATTTGGAGAAAATGTGACACGACAAACACCATTCAGCAGTAATACTCAGAAAGGTGGAAAATGACTTGCTCTTTGCCATGCTTCTGCAGGGCTGAGACAAAGGTTTGAAGGCCTCCTCTAAACCCACTCGTAGAAAAAGCATTGGATTCTTCTGGAAATAGGGCTGTTTCTACACAGAGAcctgttttatatttaaatagcaAGTCACACTCAAATCTCAAGGGAGATCTGGCAAAACAGTAACAATCTACATTATTCTTGTTGAttccaaatgcagaaaatatgtaaataaaaggTTTTGGAGGAGAACATCAAATTCACCTACATCAAGGGATGCCTGTGCAAGCCCACACACCTACCCTGTAAGTTTTATCTTCACACACAATATGGTAAGGAGTCATCATCAGCAATCTCAACCAAAGGTACAAAACTCAGCCCTAATTCTGGATCTCACATGCTGCTTTGCCCCATAGACAAAGAGATCCCTGACGACATTTGTCCTTGGGATTAGGACCATGATCAGCTGTGGCTGTAAGAGTGGATTAAGGCCTTGCAGAGCACATGAGGCTTGGGTAAGGAGCCAGACAACGGTTTCCATGCCTTCATCTTAACATTTTACCTGGGCCTGGATGCTTTCTTGTAGGGGGGTCACACGCAGCCTCTTTGCAGCAAAGTCAGTCAGGGTAGGGTCCAGAGAAGAGCTGTATTTGCCTGCTTGGAGTTCATAGTCCTgttcagagcagaaagagaagaatcagTTGGGATCTCTCGAGTGAGACGCTAAGGGAGCGCTACATGGGAAAACCCAGCCATACATTGAGCGTGGACTGCACGTTTCGGGATAGTCTGACCACTGCGTTCTTCTCGGGCTCCTTGCTTTCGATCTCCTCCACCAGCCTCTGCAGGAGAGACACATGATGTTAAGGACATACTGAGATACAGCAATCCAGTAATACTCTTGCAGGCAAGAGCAGTAGCTCAGCCTAGTACCAAAGGAAAGGTGGGAACAGAAGGACATTTAGGAAAGCCTCCTACGCTTTACAGGATCTCAGCAGCACTCTCACTGGCCCAGGACCTGCGTCACTGATTTATCATGAGATAAATACCAGCCAACACAGAGACCTTCACATCTCATCATCTGAGCTAGTCAGCTTAGGATCTGCTCAGGGAGAGAAAGACGCAGGGCCTAGACACAACATCTCAGCCCAAGGTGCAGTCTTTCAGGATCTGGGCGTGTCCTCTCCGTGGAGAGGATATCAACCCAGGGGTGACTAGCGTAGATGAGGACACCAGCACTGTAGATGAACGCAGTGGGGCAAGATACATCATCTGTGGGCTGCAATCCATTGTCTCCTTGTTCTAGTTCATTCACTGTGATGGGTGAAGCACACGGCTACGAGCTGGTTGGTACTATTTTGCATATCGTTCACAAGGAAGATCCCCCATCCCTGTAACTTTACAGGTTATAGACGCTTGCTCTGGAACTCACCTTCTGTGCCTGCAGCTTGTAATTGATCTGGCTTGGCCCATCAGTGGTCTTCACTTGGTGCTTGGGTAGGTTGTTCATCCAGAACATCAGGTTCTCATTGGAGTTTTGGAACTGCTGGTAGGCAAGGCTGATATTTCTGAGGGTCTTCTCTCTGCGCAGCACAAAGGTGAACAGAAACAATAAGGGGAAGGGCAAAGATTCACGTGCAAGTTCCTAAAAAGACACTATGGTGAGAACATCACCACAAGGAACGCCAAGATAACAAAAACAAGAGGGTGACAACTGGTCCCTGAGTGGGGAGCACGACTCTGCACAGCAGGTTTGCTACTGCAGCATGAACACAACTTGGgagatgagagaaagaaaaaaggcaggcaACCAGCAGCAATGCCTGTGAGAAGTGTTAAGCACCAGGGTCTCTCTGGGCAGGGTCACTGGATCAGGCAGAGGCCAGCAGTCAGCTCCTTAAGACTGCCTTCTCGCCGCTATCTGGAAGCTCAAAGCCTGTGCTGTGCACAGGA contains:
- the EVPL gene encoding envoplakin isoform X2, coding for MFKGVGKGSPSRSSPNRGSPVKPSKSSTNELAVLISRMQTNADQVEKDILETQSRLKQDASNQQNNKAFEFQPENARNLKEAETLLKDLFLDVDRAKRLKHPQATEIEKDIQQLHDRVTQLCAEYRALYEQLNVPDVGPRVDWAGILDQKMKQVNAGQYGPGMSELEKQIAEHNILQKEIEAYGLQVKNLRSGDVADLKSQYKDLLKASIWRGQSLGSLYHHLQGCTKELGYLTDQQTKILKQDWSDQMMDVQSVRREYEDFKSSELLRQEELVNHLQDDGDRMIELKHPAVKPIQAHQEALKNEWQNFLNLCICQESQLKSVESYKKFQDDAEAVSRSLKKMNSDLDTKYNKFNKDSPGVVSDLLLQLENEEKAVKQAEKNITDLKRRSKEISPLKLRRMRPSQPLTLDTLCDWDAGEVQLTRGDKYTLKDNSNPEMWVVQSSTGVVQEAPSACFFIPPPDPESIDKVNRLEGELNMVKQKRAAVQSTLRRSHKEQVQPSQQALPRSPPVVQDDPQADQLLGSLDRVGKDLVQVEKEVLNRVRSPVSYSDPTDDLARRIKHQQETTKKLENLGAAKDALQKECETYLSKKPTSTSASQLPVTLNALRSKYNDVNMLSSLYNEKAKVALNLETQIENTDKIVSMFEAKLAQDSIIPASPNALQDRANDLQKMKRDLVAQEDCVLKLNRGLKDAEHSCSAVQNNFQEYCPDLPRQKREVQLLNDRYHAVADQLDQREKTLRNISLAYQQFQNSNENLMFWMNNLPKHQVKTTDGPSQINYKLQAQKRLVEEIESKEPEKNAVVRLSRNVQSTLNDYELQAGKYSSSLDPTLTDFAAKRLRVTPLQESIQAQENDVTKLYMELAAENKQQLSRLEFAKKIVEKKEMHEDIEAVHEQTQQSENKATAIRESEGLKSQLEEERRKVAKIEEDLEEHRNKLLMLKTQKPIERVEEKEVIEYYRDPQVESNLSKMVQQIEEEGKKRQTLQEDIEVISQKLAQMESEKKVIPAQLLTKEITKIEKDPSLDSQAASLRQEIKRLQEESLAAASELEQRKRELHMLEQKQPNIREKVVVKELIKLEKNPEMLKSVRTLQLQIDEESFKRKSAEEAIVKVKNKIEEVERLIETAEPKIIVKEVKQVEQDPELLRESSKLKTLIEEERSKNLMLTGELGELQSQYSIAEKQKPRIEVKERVNEIFLVDPETEQQIAHLKRELQEVTLKRTKIDSEVEEALAELNVLRSQKPVVELKEVIEEVVKHEKNPEILREIDRLKQQLNELVNTNGRTQEQLIRLQGERDEWKRERSKVETKLVNKEVIRYENDPLLEKEADRLRLEVRNISQKRRAAEDVLYDLQNKYMLLERRKPEEKVVVQEVILTQKDPKLRDEHNRLSRSLDEEVSNRRRLERDVQQVRALVEEQEKLLNFQEDRSKRLALEKEMRQTTLRIKELEESPAPVQEKIIMEEVVKLEKDPVLEQSASNLRSELDREKMEVLNLQRECKNLQMQIDVLQKTKSQEKTIYKEVIRVEKDRALESERARIWELLNRERGAKQKAEEEVRRLREKIERAEGMKRMWAREETELQKARNLSIQERANLESELRELERQKQQKVLFLREESKLLNQRTENDRQKKKQLEHEFSLLEADILREKDQIYNKERFIRDLQSRVNREEINHETQMRETNLSTKISILDPETGKDMSPYEAYKRGIIDRGQYIQLQDLECDWEEVTTLGPNGEVSVLLDKKSGKQYSIDDALRLRRITKEEYQLYRDGKIPISEFALLVAGESKPPPSLSIGSIISKSPLSSPTTHQTQSFFPPASQKGFCDDTSPIAGVYDTTTNTKYNIKIAVVKKLLDPMTAQKLLEAQAATGGIIDLISRDRFSVHKAIERGLIDRTYMQRLLNAQKAFTGIEDPVTKRRLSVGEAVQKGWMTKDSAFPYLEVQHLTGGLIDPKKTGRIPVLEAAQTGMITGDLANRLQDESNYEKDLIDPITKEKINYKEAMALCQKDSLSSLLLLPATSEGYQRYHQASRSPKLSRFRH